From the genome of Panulirus ornatus isolate Po-2019 chromosome 19, ASM3632096v1, whole genome shotgun sequence, one region includes:
- the ATPsyndelta gene encoding ATP synthase subunit delta, mitochondrial gives MFSRVTSSLVRQVTRVGTRAYSDAPMAFTFASQNRVFYNAESVRQVDVPSFSGSFGILPSHVPSLAVLKPGVLTVYEGDGTAKKYFVSSGIVTINEDSSVQILAEEAAGVEDLDLGSAREILSKAQSEANTAATEEAKVEALIAVEVAEELVKAAESG, from the exons ATGTTTTCCCGTGTGACCTCCTCCTTGGTTCGTCAGGTGACACGTGTTGGCACCAGAGCATATTCTGATGCCCCAATGGCTTTTACATTTGCATCTCAAAACCGG GTATTTTACAATGCAGAAAGTGTGAGGCAGGTTGATGTGCCTTCATTTTCCGGTAGTTTTGGTATCCTGCCTTCACATGTTCCCTCCCTGGCTGTGTTGAAACCAGGTGTCTTAACAGTATATGAAGGTGATGGAACTGCTAAGAAGTACTTCGTTAGCTCTGGCATTGTGACAATCAATGAGGACTCCTCTG ttcAAATACTTGCTGAGGAGGCTGCTGGTGTGGAAGACCTTGACCTTGGTTCAGCACGGGAAATTCTTTCTAAGGCCCAGTCTGAAGCAAATACTGCAGCCACTGAAGAGGCTAAAGTTGAGGCTTTGATTGCTGTAGAGGTAGCAGAAGAGTTGGTCAAGGCTGCCGAATCAGGATAA